In Phacochoerus africanus isolate WHEZ1 chromosome 14, ROS_Pafr_v1, whole genome shotgun sequence, one genomic interval encodes:
- the ANKRD40 gene encoding ankyrin repeat domain-containing protein 40: MSALLEQKEQQERLREAAALGDIREVQKLVESGVDVNSQNEVNGWTCLHWACKRNHGQVVSYLLKSGADKEILTTKGEMPVQLTSRREIRKIMGVEEDDDDSDNLPQLKKESELPFVPNYLANPAFPFIYTPAAEDSAQLQNGGPSTPPASPPVDGSPPLLPTGEPPLLGAFPRDHTSLALVQNGDVSAPSAILRTPESTKPGPVCQPPVSQSRSLFSSVPSKPPVSLEPQNGAYAGPAPAFQPFFFTGAFPFNMQELVLKVRIQNPSLRENDFIEIELDRQELTYQELLRVSCCELGVNPDQVEKIRKLPNTLVRKDKDVARLQDFQELELVLMISENNFLFRNAASTLTDRPCYNRRASKLTY, from the exons ATGAGCGCTCTGCTagagcagaaggaacagcaggagAGGCTGCGGGAGGCCGCGGCCTTGGGGGACATTCGGGAGGTGCAGAAACTGGTGGAGAGCGGGGTGGATGTGAACTCCCAAAATGAGGTCAACGGCTG GACCTGTTTACACTGGGCATGTAAACGCAATCATGGTCAAGTGGTCTCTTACTTGTTAAAATCAGGAGCTGACAAAGAGATTCTTACCACAAAGGGAGAAATGCCAGTCCAATTAACATCGAGGAGGGAAATCAGGAAGATTATGGGAG tggaagaagatgatgatgatagcGACAACCTCCCCCAGCTGAAGAAGGAGTCAGAACTGCCCTTTGTTCCCAACTATTTGGCCAACCCAGCCTTCCCTTTTATCTACACCCCTGCGGCAGAGGATTCAGCTCAGCTGCAGAATGGGGGCCCCTCCACACCTCCTGCATCACCCCCTGTGGATGGCTCACCTCCATTGCTGCCCACTGGGGAACCTCCCCTGCTTGGGGCCTTTCCACGGGACCACACCTCACTGGCACTGGTTCAGAATGGGGATGTGTCTGCCCCCTCTGCCATACTCAGAACACCAGAAAGCACAAAGCCAGGTCCTGTCTGTCAGCCACCAGTGAGTCAGAGTCGTTCCTTGTTCTCTTCTGTCCCGTCCAAGCCACCGGTGTCTCTGGAGCCTCAAAATGGGGCATATGCAGGACCAGCGCCAGCATTCCAGCCATTTTTCTTCACTGGAGCATTTCCATTTAATATGCAAG aGCTGGTGCTCAAGGTGAGGATTCAGAACCCATCTCTTCGAGAAAATGATTTCATTGAAATTGAACTGGACCGACAGGAGCTCACCTACCAGGAATTGCTCAGagtgagttgctgtgagctgggtgttAATCCCGACCAAGTTGAGAAGATCAGGAAGTTACCCAACACTCTGGTAAGAAAG GACAAAGATGTTGCTCGACTCCAAGATTTCCAAGAGCTGGAACTGGTTCTCATGATAAGTGAAAATAACTTTCTGTTCAGAAATGCTGCATCCACACTGACTGACAGGCCTTGCTATAACAGGAGAGCTTCCAAACTGACTTACTAA